ACGAACACGGGGACGGAAGCCTGGTACATGGAAATCGTCATGGTGAACTCCAGTGAGGGAAAGTTGGAAAGACGTTTCGCGCGGTGTTTCGCTCGAAGCGGCTTTTGTGAGAAGTCAGGCCAAGGATGGCCGTGGTAGTGGTTGTCAGCCGAGCAGCAATCAACTGGCGGGAGAACCGAACGAAGCAGCGATCAGGGACGATCGCACAAATCAAGCCGGCCCGCGCAGGATGCGTGCGGGAAGCAGGAAAAGTGCGCGAAGGAATTCGAACACGCCGTCGACGGCGAAACCGAGCAAGCGAAACGGCAGCGCGATCAGCCACACGATCGGCCACAGGACCAGCGCCAGCAGCGCGAGCGGCCAGCAGAAGATGAGCAACAGCAACCACAGCAGGAAGGTCATCATCGCGGCATCCTCGGATCGAGTGCGTGCAGGGTCACATGGGGCCGTGGCGGGTGAAAGCCAAGCTCATGCCGTTTTCGGCTCCGCCATCGGCACATGCGCGGGCATCCCGCGGGTTGCGCGTGCGGTCAACAGCAGCGCGGCGAGCGCCAACGCTGCGGCCAGCACGAAGGCGGCGCCGGGCAGGTGTCCGGCAAGCGGCGCGTGCTTGCTGATGAACAGCGCGAAGATGTTGGCGAACAACGCCGGACCGAAGATGCCGGCCAGACTTTGCAGGCTCGAGAGTGCCCCCTGCAGGCGGCCCTGCTCGTGGGGATCGACTTGATGGGTGATCATCGATTGCGCGGGCGGCCCGGCAAGGCCGCCGAGGGATAGCAAAGGAATGCCGCAGAGGAAGATCCACGCATCCGGCGCAAACCCGAATACCGCGTAGCCGGCGATCAGCAGCGCCAGCCCGGTCAGGATCATCCGCCGCTCGCCCAGTCTGGGCATCCAACGCCGCACCAGCACCGCCTGCACCAGGCCGCTGCACAGGCCCACGAATCCGAGCGTATAGCCGACGATCTGCGGACCCCAGCCGTAGCGGTAATCGGTGTACAGCACGTAGGTGGAATTGAGCGAGAACTGCGCCAACGCCAAAAGGAAAAATACCACAGCAAGCGCCAGCACCTGCGGATAGCGGCGCAACAGCATGACCGAACCCAGCGGATTGGCGTGCCGCCAGTCGAACTTCGACGCGCGCCGTTCTTTTGGCAACGATTCCGGCAACACGAAGTAGCCGTAGCAGAAATTGAGCAGCGAGAGGCCGGCCGCCACCCAGAATGGCAACCGTATCCAGAGGTGCCCCAGAAAACCGCCAAGCGCCGGACCCACGATGAAGCCGACCGCGAACGCGCCGCCCAGCATGCCGAACGCGGCCGCGCGTTTCTCGCGTGGCGTGATGTCGGCGATGTAGGCGTTGGCGGTGGTGAAGCTTGCCGCGCACATGCCGGACACCGCACGGCCGACGAACAACAGCCACAGCACCGGCGCCAACGCCATCACGATGAAATCAACGCCCAACCCGAAGCTCGAAATCAGGATCACCGTGCGGCGCCCGAAGCGGTCGGACAGCGTGCCCTGGATCGGCGAACACACGAACTGCATCAGCATGAACAGCGTGCCGAAGCCGCTCGACCATACCGCGGCCTTGGCGATGCTGCCGCCGATCAACTCCACGATCAGATGCGGTAGCACCGGGATGATGATCCCGAACGCCAGCATGTCGATCGTCACGGTGACGAAGATGAAGATCACCGCCGCGCGGCGGCGCGGGTGGTCGATGTGTTCGGGTTCGGTCATGCGCATTTCTCCCTCTCCCCCAAGTGCGCTTGGGGGAGAGGCGGCGCGCAGCGCCGAGCGCGTAGCGCTGGGTGAGGGGGAAAGAATTGCAAATACACGACAGATTGAATCACGCAGGAATCGGTTCTCGTTCTGGATTGGGGCTCGTGACGTTGCGGTGTGCAAGCCCCTCACCCCAGCCCTCTCCACCAAACGGTGAAGCTGTTTGGGGGAGAGGGAGTATTAGTGTCCGCCGTCAATGTCGATGAACCGCAGGAACTCCGCGCGGGTGCGCGCGTCCTCGCGGAAGCTGCCGAGCATCTGGCTGGTCACCATCGACACGCCGCGCTTGTGCACGCCGCGCGTGGTCATGCACTGGTGCACGGCGTCGATCACCACGCCGACGCCGCGCGGCGCCAGCACTTCGCTGATGCAGGTCGCGATCTGCGCGGTGAGTTTCTCCTGCACCTGGAAGCGGTGCGCGAAGGCATCGACCACGCGCGCCAGCTTGGAAATGCCGACGACCTTGCCGTCCGGCACGTAGCCGACGTGGGCGCGGCCGATGATCGGCGCCAAGTGGTGTTCGCAGAACGATTCGAACTGGATGTCGCGCAGCACGATCATTTCGTCGTAGCCGGCCACTTCCTCGAAGGTGCGGCGCAGGTAATCCTGCGGGTCCTCGCGGTAGCCGGAAAACCATTCCGTGTACGCGTCCACCACGCGCTTGGGTGTGTCGCGCAAGCCCTCGCGGGCCGGTTCGTCGCCGGCCCAGCGTAGCAACGTGCGCACCGCGTCCAGTGCCTGCTCGCGCGTCACCTCGGGCGAAGTCGGTTTGGCGGCGGCGCACAGGGAAGGTTTGCTGGATTCGCTCATGGGGCAGCCTCTCGCGGCGTCGAACGGTTCAGTGTAGCGCCGTCGGCGCCGGGAGCCGCAACGCCTGGGTCAAGGCCGGTCCGGGTCGGCCTTCGCCGCTTCCGGCGAATCATCGTCGTCGAAGTCTTGCAGCGCCGCGTCCTGCAGCAACGATTGCACTTCCGCCGCCGGCAATGACTCGACGTCGCGCAGCGCCCGGCTGATCGTGCGCGTCTTGCGGCCGGCTTCGCCGATGCTTTTGCTGACGGTGTTCAACTGCTTTTCGGCCTTTTCGAGGATGCCGCCGAACTTGCCGAACTCCGTCTTGACCTCGCCGAGCAGCCGCCACACTTCGCTGCTGCGTTGCTCGATCGCGAGCGTGCGGAAACCCATCTGCAAGGCATTGAGGATCGCGGTCAGCGTGGTCGGCCCGGCGACCGTCACGCGATGGTCGCGCTGCAGCGTTTCGAACAAGCCGGGACGGCGGATCACCTCCGCGTACAAGCCCTCGGCCGGCAGGAACAGGATCGCGAAATCGGTGGTGTGCGGCGGCGCGACATACTTGGCGCGGATCGTCTTCGCCTCGTCGCGCACGCGCCGTTCCAGCGCCTGCGCCGCGGCGATTGCTGCTTCCGCGTCCGCGCGTTCCTGCGCTTCCAGCAGGCGCTGGTAGTCCTCGATCGGGAACTTGCAGTCGATCGGCAGCCACACGGGCGCGTCGCCGCCTTGCCCGGGCAGGCGGATCGCGTATTCCACGCGCTCGGCGGAATGCGGCACGACCGCGACGTTGGATGCGTATTGATCCGCCGTCAGCATTTGTTCCAGCAGCGCACCCAGTTGCACTTCGCCGAAAGTGCCGCGCGTCTTCACGTTGGAGAGCACGCGCTTCAGGTCGCCGACGCCGGTGGCGAGTGATTGCATTTCGCCGAGGCCGCGCTGCACGGCTTCCAGTTGTTTCGCGATCACGCCGAACGACTGGCCCAGCCGCGTCTCCAGCGTCTTCTGCAGTTTCTCGTCCACCACTTCGCGCATCCTGTCGAGCTGCGCGGCGTTGTCCTTTTGCAGCGCCTTCAATTGCGCGTCGAGCGTGCCGCGCACTTCGGCGAGACGCTTCTCGTTGTCGGCGGTCAGCGTCGACAGCGACAGGCGCAACTGGCCGCCCATGCGGTCGAGCGTTTCGGCCAGCTCGGTGCGCGCGGCACGCTGTTCCTCGCGCAGCGCGCGTTCGACGCGCTCGCTGTCGCCGCGCAACGCGTCCAGCTTTTCGCGCAGCGCCGCGTCGCCGCGCGGGCGCAGCAGCAGCGCGATCAACAGGATGACCGCCAGCGCGGCGAGCGCGACGAGGGCGTAGAGCAGGGTGGATTCCATGCGCGGATTGTAAGAGTGGCGGCAATGATCACGTTACGTTGGCGCCGTCGCGCACGGTGAGACGTGCATCCCCAGACGCTTTGCGCGAGCCGGCATCCCCTCGATGCTTCGCATCGACCCCCTTCCTGCGGAAGGGGGTGAAAGCGCGCGTGCTTTGCTTCCCCCTTCCGAAGGAAGGGGGATCGAGGGGAATGGCTCTTGATCTTTACTTCCGCAGCGAAAACGCGTCGCCCGGCACCACCGCCATCGTGAGCCGCGCGATGCAGGTCAGTTCGCCGGCTTCGTTTTCGATGCGGATGTCCCACACCTGCGTGCTGCGGCCGATGTGGATCGGCCGCGCTGTGGCGGTGACGAGGCCTTCGCGCACCGCGCGCAGGTGGTTGGCGTTGATCTCGAGGCCGACGGTGGCGCGGCCGTCTTCGCAGCACAGCATCGCCGCGGTCGAGCCCAGCGTTTCCGCCAACGCCACCGATGCGCCGCCGTGCAGGATGCCGTACGGTTGCCGGGTGCGATCATCGACCGGCATCGTGCCGCGCAAGTAGTCGTCGCCCAGTTCGGTGATGCGGATGTCCAACGCGTGCATCAGCGTGCGCCGGCTCCACGCGTTCAGGGTTTCGAGATCGGCGTGCTGCTTCCAGATTCGCATGGCGGTTCCGCAACGGGCTGAAGCCGCATTGTCGCCGATGGCCACGAACGTGGCGAGCGGCGCCTCTGCGCGCGCAGCGGCGTACACTGGATTCGCGGAAGGTTTTCAGCGGGAGGTACGAGCCATGAAAAGGATCGGATGGTTGCTGGTATTGCTGGTGCCGGTTGCGGTGCTGCTGCCGCAGCGGGCGTGGGCGCTGCGCTGCGGCACGCACATCGTCAAGCAGGGCGACCTGGCGCCGCAGGTGCGCGAGGAATGCGGCGATCCGTTCTACGTCGGCCATTACGTGGGTCCGCCGGGCGCGGGCGTCGAAACGCCCGCCGACGTGCCGGTCGCGGCGGTGACGACCGAAGCGTGGTACTACAACTTCGGTCCGCAACGCTTGATGGTGCGGCTGGAATTCTCGGGCGGCGTGCTGGCGCGCGAACAGACGCTGGGCTACGGCTTCGTCGGCAGCGGCGGTCCGTGCGACTTCAAAGGCGTGACGATCGGCATGAGCGTGGCCGACTTGATCGCGCGCGGTCCGTGCGACTTCAAAGGCGTGACGATCGGCATGAGCGTGGCCGACTTGATCGCGCGCTGCGGGCTCGCGCCCAGCCGCTCGCGCAATCCGCTCGCGTATTCGGCGTACCAGGGCGCGCAGGCGCCGGCGTGGGGCGAGACGTGGATTTATCCCGCCGATGGCTCACGCGCGGCGCGTGAAATCCGGTTGCAGGAAGGGCGCGTTACCGACGTTGAAGTCCTGCACTAACAGAGACTGTGTTTTTGCTCGTCAACGCGTTAACGACAAAGACACTGGGTCCCGGCTTTCGCCGGGATGACGAGCAAAAAAAAGCGGCACTCCTAACGCGTGGGCGACGAGGGTTCACCCGGCAGCCGCGGCATGCCGTGCTCGTCGCGTTCCTCGAGCGTGAACTGGCTGGTGTCGAGTCCGGCTTCGTGCGGATTGGGTGCGATCTCTTCGCCGCGCGAGGATTTCCACGCGTTGGCGTAACAGCGTTCGGCGTCTTCGGGCTCGCCCGAGGCCGATTGCACGTCGCCCAGCGCGGCCCAGCTTGCCGCGGATGGCTTCACCGACAACGCGTGCACCAGGTAGGCGCGCGCGTCGCGCGGGTCGGACGCGCGCATCGACAAGGTGCCCAAGGTGCGCAGCAGGAGGTCGTCGCCCGGATGCGCTTCCAGCCAGCGGGTCGCGACGAGCAGGCGCGCGGGGGCTTCGGCCGGCGGCGTGATTTCGCCGTACGTCGCGACGAGGCCCGCATTCCATTCGCGCTTCAACGCATCCTCGATGGCATCCAGCGCGGCATGCGCATCGCCGAACGCGGCCGCGCGGCGTGCGTATACGTCCAGCAGCGCGGGCATCTGGCGCTGCTGGCGCGTCGCGCGCTTCCACATGTCCTGCAGCGCCGCCATGCCGGGCGCCTTGCGCAGCGACGCGCCGAGCACCTGATCGACCAGCGCGGCGTACGCGGCCGAACCCAGCATGTCGGATTTACGCAAGGGTTCCAGCGCGGAACGTGCCTTTTCGGGCTGGCCGGTCGCGATGGCGGCCAACGCGAATTCGTGCCAGCCCGCGGGCGGCAGCTTGCCGGCTTCGGCGCCGGGCGAAAGCAGTTGCAGCGCTTCGTCGGCGCGGCCGTTTTCGCGCAGGATGCGTGCGCGCAAGGTGCGCGCGGCTTCCGGCGCGTGCTGCGCGGCTTCGTCCAGCGTTTCCAGCGCGCGCGTGGTTTCGCCGTGGCGATGCGCGGCCTCGGCCGCCGACAGCAGCGCGGGTGAACGCAGCGACGCGTACTGCGACGCGCGTTGCAAGATGCGGTGCGCCTCGACGTTGCGGCCTTCGTTCAACGCGACCAGTCCGTCGCGCAGGCGTTCATGGCTGATGCGTCGGCGGCGCCGCGAGATCGCGCCGAACGGCCACAACAGCAGCCACCAGATGATGCCGATCGCGATCCACGCCGCGATCAGCAGCGCGACCGCGCCGACCACCGTCGCCTCGATCTTCCAGCCGCGGAAGCGGATCAGCACGTAACCCGGATCGGACGACAGCCACACGAACGCGATCGCCAGCAGCAGGATGATGATCAGGGCGAAGACGAGCCAGCGTTTGCCTTTCATCGCTTGGCGCTCCCGGCCGAGGAAGCGGGGGCGGGCGCGGCGGGCTGGCTGGCGCGCAGGCTTTGCAGTTGCGCGAGCGCACCGCCCAGCCTGGGCGCGGGACCTCCGCCGTGCTGCGCAAGCAGGTTCGTGATCTGCGCACGCGCATCCTTCACGCCGGCGTCGTTGCCGTCGAATTGCGCGTCAAGCGTGGCGTCGGCGCGCTGCAGCGCGGCGCGGTACGCGGCGTCGTCGAAGGCGAGCAACGCTTCCTGCGCCTGCGCCAGATCGACCGCCAGCGTCTGCCGTGCGAAGCGGGTGTCGGTCAGCGGCGCCGCGGCTTCGTTGTCGCGCGAAACCTTGACGATGCCGCCGAGCGCGCTGCCGACGCGCGACCAGAAGCCGGGTTTCTGCGGCGGGGCCGACGACGCGGGCGCGGTTTCCGCCGAGGCCAGCGGCAGCGATGCAATCTTGCCGCGCAACGTGGACAACGCATCCGGCGCCGCCTGCCGCGACGGCGGCGCGGCCGCGGCCAGCGCGTCGCGTTCGGTGGTGGCGCTGGCGCGGACCGGCGCGTAGGCGGGGTTCTGCACCTGCGCCAGGACGTCGATGGCCTGCGCGTAGGCCTTCAGCGCGCCGGCGCTGTCGTGGAACAAGTCGTAGCGCTGCGCGCCGGTGCGCAGCAGCATCTCGGCGTCGTTGAGCAGCAGCGTGTCCTGCGCCGATTGCTGCTGGCCGCTGAGGTTGGTGTAGGCGGTCTCGAGGTTGGCGATGCGGCGATCGAGGCCTTGCGTCGTTGCGCGCAGGTCGTCCAGTCCTGACTCCAGCTTGCCGATCCGATGGTCGCCCGCGCGCGCCTGTTCGTCGCCGGCCGCGAGCTGGCTTTGCAGCGCCGCGATGGTGGCGGCGTCGCGCTGGCGCGCGGCCAGTTCGTCGTTCGCAAAATGGTGCAGGCGCCAGACACTCCACGCCGCCACGACCAACGCGGCCAGAGCGAGCAGAATCGCGAGGCCCGCAAGGCCGGGCGTTCGTTTGCGCGACTTGCGCGGAGCGGGTTGTTCGTCGTGGTGTCCGGTGTCTTCGATCATGGCGGAATGCTAGCAGGGGAGCCGGCGGCGACCGCAGCCAGCATGTCCGCCGCATGCGCGGAACGGGCGCGCAGCACGCGCGCGAAACCGGCCTTGCGCGCGGCCGCGGCGAGGCGTGCGCTGCTGGCGACAGCGGTTCCGCGCAGCAACGCGCGCAGCGCGTCGCCGGGCAGATATGCAACGATGTTGGCCAACGCTTCCGCACTGGACAGCAGCACGTACAGCGGCTTGCGTGTGTCACGTTGCAGGGCATCGGCGTGGCGACCATCGAGCCGCGCGGGCGCGCGCTGATACACGTGCGCGCGGATCACCTGGGCGCCGCGCGCCGCGAGTTCGCGATCCAGCAATCCGCGTCCGCCCGCCGCGCCCACGATGCCGACGCGCCGGCCACGAATGTTGCGCAGCACCGGCAGCGCGAGCAGGCCTTCGCTGTCTTCGCGCGCGGGTGCGATCGCATTCCGCACGCCCGCGTGCAGCAACGCCGCTTGCGTCGCCGTGCCGGGCGCCAGGAT
The genomic region above belongs to Rhodanobacteraceae bacterium and contains:
- a CDS encoding Uroporphyrinogen-III synthase gives rise to the protein MAAQRPLAGTRIAITRPAGTGGGLARRVRALGGTPLLLPGSSLRAAPDARAAREALRGALGCEVAIFTSPAAVRFARQLGTLRGRAVILAPGTATQAALLHAGVRNAIAPAREDSEGLLALPVLRNIRGRRVGIVGAAGGRGLLDRELAARGAQVIRAHVYQRAPARLDGRHADALQRDTRKPLYVLLSSAEALANIVAYLPGDALRALLRGTAVASSARLAAAARKAGFARVLRARSAHAADMLAAVAAGSPASIPP
- a CDS encoding GTP cyclohydrolase I type 1, which encodes MSESSKPSLCAAAKPTSPEVTREQALDAVRTLLRWAGDEPAREGLRDTPKRVVDAYTEWFSGYREDPQDYLRRTFEEVAGYDEMIVLRDIQFESFCEHHLAPIIGRAHVGYVPDGKVVGISKLARVVDAFAHRFQVQEKLTAQIATCISEVLAPRGVGVVIDAVHQCMTTRGVHKRGVSMVTSQMLGSFREDARTRAEFLRFIDIDGGH
- a CDS encoding putative MFS-type transporter, with amino-acid sequence MRMTEPEHIDHPRRRAAVIFIFVTVTIDMLAFGIIIPVLPHLIVELIGGSIAKAAVWSSGFGTLFMLMQFVCSPIQGTLSDRFGRRTVILISSFGLGVDFIVMALAPVLWLLFVGRAVSGMCAASFTTANAYIADITPREKRAAAFGMLGGAFAVGFIVGPALGGFLGHLWIRLPFWVAAGLSLLNFCYGYFVLPESLPKERRASKFDWRHANPLGSVMLLRRYPQVLALAVVFFLLALAQFSLNSTYVLYTDYRYGWGPQIVGYTLGFVGLCSGLVQAVLVRRWMPRLGERRMILTGLALLIAGYAVFGFAPDAWIFLCGIPLLSLGGLAGPPAQSMITHQVDPHEQGRLQGALSSLQSLAGIFGPALFANIFALFISKHAPLAGHLPGAAFVLAAALALAALLLTARATRGMPAHVPMAEPKTA
- a CDS encoding DNA recombination protein RmuC; the protein is MESTLLYALVALAALAVILLIALLLRPRGDAALREKLDALRGDSERVERALREEQRAARTELAETLDRMGGQLRLSLSTLTADNEKRLAEVRGTLDAQLKALQKDNAAQLDRMREVVDEKLQKTLETRLGQSFGVIAKQLEAVQRGLGEMQSLATGVGDLKRVLSNVKTRGTFGEVQLGALLEQMLTADQYASNVAVVPHSAERVEYAIRLPGQGGDAPVWLPIDCKFPIEDYQRLLEAQERADAEAAIAAAQALERRVRDEAKTIRAKYVAPPHTTDFAILFLPAEGLYAEVIRRPGLFETLQRDHRVTVAGPTTLTAILNALQMGFRTLAIEQRSSEVWRLLGEVKTEFGKFGGILEKAEKQLNTVSKSIGEAGRKTRTISRALRDVESLPAAEVQSLLQDAALQDFDDDDSPEAAKADPDRP
- a CDS encoding 1,4-dihydroxy-2-naphthoyl-CoA hydrolase in menaquinone biosynthesis, producing the protein MRIWKQHADLETLNAWSRRTLMHALDIRITELGDDYLRGTMPVDDRTRQPYGILHGGASVALAETLGSTAAMLCCEDGRATVGLEINANHLRAVREGLVTATARPIHIGRSTQVWDIRIENEAGELTCIARLTMAVVPGDAFSLRK